The following proteins come from a genomic window of Trifolium pratense cultivar HEN17-A07 linkage group LG4, ARS_RC_1.1, whole genome shotgun sequence:
- the LOC123924351 gene encoding U2 small nuclear ribonucleoprotein B'' 2-like — MLSGDIPPNQTIYIKNLNEKIKKEELKRSLYCLFSQYGRILDIIALKTPKLRGQAWVCFSEVTAASNAVRQMQNFPFYEKPMRIQYAKSKSDCIAKEEGSFVPREKKKKQEEKAERKRHDESKQSAVPNGTHGASNGGPAASFRPGSNAQEAVAPNNILFIENLPYETTGRMLEMLFEQYPGFKEVRLIDAKPGIAFVDFEDDVQSSMAMQALQGFKITPQNPMSINFAKK, encoded by the exons ATGCTTTCAGGGGATATACCTCCAAATCAAACCATTTACATTAAGAATCTCAATGAAAAGATCAAGAAAGAGG AGTTGAAGAGATCTTTGTACTGCTTATTCTCTCAATATGGGAGGATTTTGGACATTATTGCTCTAAAGACACCTAAGCTTCGAGGACAGGCATGGGTTTGTTTTAGTGAAGTAACTGCTGCCAGTAATGCTGTGCGACAGATGCAAAACTTCCCGTTTTATGAAAAACCTATG AGAATTCAATATGCAAAATCAAAGTCAGATTGTATTGCTAAAGAAGAGGGAAGTTTTGTTCcaagagagaagaaaaagaaacaagagGAGAAAG CTGAGAGAAAGAGGCATGATGAATCAAAACAATCTGCCGTGCCTAATGGAACACATGGTGCAAGTAATGGTGGTCCAGCA GCCTCATTTCGCCCAGGGTCTAATGCCCAAGAAGCAGTTGCTCCTAACAATATTTTGTTCATAGAGAATTTGCCTTACGAAACTACCGGAAGGATGCTTGAAATGCTCTTCGAACAATACCCAGGTTTTAAGGAAGTGCGCTTGATTGATGCAAAGCCAGGTATCGCGTTCGTAGATTTTGAAGACGACGTGCAATCATCCATGGCAATGCAGGCTCTTCAAGGATTCAAAATCACCCCTCAAAATCCCATGAGTATAAACTTTGCTAAGAAGTAA